The Anaerotignum faecicola genome includes the window GATATACTTGACGGCATTCGCAAGACTCAGATCACGCTTGTACATCTCCAGCGCTTTGGGGACCGCCTCGGAATCCATATTTTTAATGGTCGTAACCTCTTCGTATGACTTGCCGATCACCTCTATCATAGCCTTTTTAACCGCTGGTAATTTGACAGATGCATTTTCCCATTTTGAATCATAGATTTTTTCCAGAGGAAGGTATTCCAGCATCTCCCCGATCACGCTGTCATATAACGCCTGGATATCTGCCTTTCTTTTCGCCACCCTGACAGCTTCCATTTCCTTAAGCTGGCTGTCGATGAGATTGACCGGCTTGTCTACGATTTCAAGCAGCCCATCAACCCGTACCTTAAAGGCTTCATATGGCTTCATCCACTCTGCCTTAACCTGCTTCC containing:
- a CDS encoding DUF1351 domain-containing protein encodes the protein KQVKAEWMKPYEAFKVRVDGLLEIVDKPVNLIDSQLKEMEAVRVAKRKADIQALYDSVIGEMLEYLPLEKIYDSKWENASVKLPAVKKAMIEVIGKSYEEVTTIKNMDSEAVPKALEMYKRDLSLANAVKYI